The proteins below are encoded in one region of Alistipes communis:
- the nagB gene encoding glucosamine-6-phosphate deaminase — protein sequence MRLIIEENDAKAGLWTARYIVARIKEKAARTDRPFVLGLPTGSTPVETYKELVRLYEAGEVSFRNVVTFNMDEYVGIPEDHPESYHTFMRKHFFDHVDVPAANIHILDGNAPDLQKECEEYERKIVAAGGIDLFLGGIGEDGHIAFNEPYSSLVSRTRVMTLTPETVAVNSRFFDNDVNKVPKQAMSVGVATIMDSHEVIIQAFGHKKARALKHGVEGCYSHEWTISALQVHPAGIIVADEAAVGELKVSTYRYFRELEKSERL from the coding sequence ATGAGACTGATTATCGAAGAGAACGACGCGAAAGCCGGCCTGTGGACGGCCCGTTACATCGTCGCGCGGATCAAGGAGAAGGCGGCCCGGACCGACCGTCCGTTCGTACTGGGACTGCCCACCGGCTCGACGCCCGTGGAGACCTACAAGGAACTGGTGCGCCTTTATGAGGCGGGCGAGGTGTCGTTCCGCAACGTCGTTACGTTCAACATGGACGAATACGTGGGCATCCCCGAAGATCACCCTGAAAGCTATCACACCTTCATGCGCAAGCATTTCTTCGACCATGTCGACGTGCCGGCCGCGAACATCCACATCCTCGACGGCAACGCCCCCGATCTGCAAAAGGAGTGCGAGGAGTACGAGCGTAAGATCGTCGCCGCAGGCGGCATCGACCTCTTCCTGGGCGGTATCGGCGAAGACGGCCATATCGCCTTCAACGAACCCTATTCGTCGCTCGTGTCGCGCACGCGCGTGATGACGCTCACGCCCGAGACCGTGGCCGTCAACTCGCGGTTCTTCGACAACGACGTGAACAAAGTGCCCAAGCAGGCCATGTCGGTCGGCGTGGCTACGATCATGGATTCGCACGAGGTCATCATCCAGGCCTTCGGCCACAAGAAGGCCCGCGCGTTGAAACACGGTGTCGAGGGGTGCTACTCGCACGAGTGGACGATCTCGGCGTTGCAGGTTCATCCCGCAGGCATCATCGTTGCCGACGAGGCGGCCGTGGGCGAGTTGAAAGTCAGCACCTACCGCTATTTCCGCGAGTTGGAGAAGAGCGAACGTCTGTAA
- a CDS encoding PIG-L family deacetylase — protein sequence MNSKYALPKDGGLIVDSAPSDIIRRYEKIPASVFEHESEGVGYVADLIVRAIKKHNEYSLSNEIFEDVQPFVLGLTTGRTPLGLYHELVRRYRDGMVSFSNVAVYSLDEFYPIGADEPQSRNYRIHEEFLNHIDILPENIHIPDGTVPESRISRYCESYDRAINHIDLMIIGVGEQGQLGFNEPGSYEKSRTRLVQLSHDSRKIQSSAFSGIDDTPKMAITMGIDTIMRADKIVLMAWGEEKADVIRKVVEGQITDQVPATALQEHHNIEVVIDENAAGKLTREVAPWLVGPCEWTPKFTRKAVIWLCGVVGKPILKLTHSDYIENSLGELLEAKGPYDKINIDVFNDLQHTITGWPGGKPNADDSTRPVPSKPFPKKVLIFSPHPDDDVISMGGTFIRLVDHGHDVHVAYETSGDFAVNDDVVLQQLDTVRELGFADRFDEVKRLIAGKVKGQPEPRELLEIKAAIRRAEAKAADRSFGLDPSHVHFLNLPFYETGGLKKAPLSQRDIDIIVKLLREIEPDQIYAAGDLADPHGTHRTCMEAVLGALEVAKDDAWLKNCHLWLYRGAWLEWDLGMVDMAVPLSPDELIKKRHAIYRHVSQKDIVPFPGSDSREFWQRAEERTQNTARLYDKLGMAEYQAIEVFVKMF from the coding sequence ATGAACAGCAAATACGCTTTGCCCAAAGACGGAGGATTGATCGTCGACTCGGCTCCGAGCGACATCATCCGCCGCTATGAAAAGATTCCCGCCTCGGTCTTTGAACACGAATCCGAAGGCGTGGGGTATGTCGCCGATCTGATCGTGCGGGCGATCAAGAAACACAACGAATATTCGCTTTCGAACGAGATTTTCGAGGACGTGCAGCCCTTCGTGCTGGGACTCACGACCGGCCGAACGCCGCTGGGGCTTTACCACGAGCTGGTTCGCCGCTACCGGGACGGCATGGTGAGTTTTTCGAACGTCGCGGTTTACAGCCTCGACGAATTCTACCCGATCGGGGCCGACGAGCCGCAGAGCCGCAACTACCGCATCCACGAGGAGTTTCTCAACCATATCGATATCCTGCCCGAAAACATCCATATTCCCGACGGGACGGTGCCCGAATCGCGCATCTCGCGTTACTGCGAATCCTACGACCGGGCGATCAACCACATCGACCTGATGATTATCGGCGTCGGAGAGCAGGGGCAGCTCGGGTTCAACGAGCCCGGCTCCTACGAGAAGTCGCGCACGCGGCTGGTGCAGCTTTCGCACGACTCCCGCAAGATCCAGTCGTCGGCCTTCTCGGGGATCGACGATACGCCCAAAATGGCCATTACGATGGGGATCGATACCATCATGCGCGCCGACAAGATCGTACTCATGGCATGGGGCGAGGAGAAAGCCGACGTGATCCGCAAGGTCGTCGAGGGGCAGATCACCGATCAGGTGCCCGCCACGGCGTTGCAGGAGCACCACAACATCGAGGTGGTGATCGACGAGAACGCCGCCGGAAAGCTCACGCGCGAGGTTGCGCCGTGGCTGGTCGGCCCCTGCGAGTGGACGCCCAAGTTCACGCGCAAGGCGGTCATCTGGCTGTGCGGCGTGGTGGGGAAGCCGATTCTGAAACTCACCCACTCGGACTACATCGAAAATTCGCTGGGCGAACTGCTCGAAGCCAAAGGGCCTTACGACAAGATCAACATCGACGTCTTCAACGACCTGCAACATACCATTACCGGCTGGCCGGGCGGCAAGCCCAACGCCGACGACTCGACGCGGCCCGTTCCGTCGAAGCCCTTTCCCAAAAAGGTGCTGATCTTCTCGCCGCACCCCGACGACGACGTGATTTCGATGGGCGGCACCTTCATCCGTCTGGTCGACCACGGGCACGACGTGCACGTGGCCTACGAGACGTCGGGCGATTTCGCCGTCAACGACGACGTCGTCCTGCAACAGCTCGATACGGTGCGCGAACTGGGTTTCGCGGATCGTTTCGATGAGGTGAAACGTCTTATCGCCGGTAAAGTGAAGGGGCAGCCCGAACCGCGCGAGCTGTTGGAAATCAAGGCGGCGATCCGCCGCGCCGAGGCCAAGGCCGCCGACCGTTCGTTCGGGCTCGACCCGTCGCACGTCCATTTCCTGAACCTGCCTTTCTACGAAACGGGCGGATTGAAGAAGGCGCCGCTTTCGCAGCGCGACATCGATATCATCGTCAAGCTGTTGCGCGAGATCGAACCCGACCAGATCTATGCCGCAGGCGATCTGGCCGATCCGCACGGCACGCACCGCACCTGCATGGAGGCCGTACTGGGAGCGTTGGAGGTCGCTAAGGACGACGCATGGCTCAAGAATTGCCATCTGTGGCTCTATCGCGGGGCGTGGTTGGAGTGGGATCTGGGGATGGTCGACATGGCCGTGCCCCTTTCGCCCGACGAGCTGATCAAGAAACGTCACGCCATCTACCGCCACGTGTCGCAGAAGGATATCGTGCCCTTCCCGGGCAGCGATTCGCGCGAATTCTGGCAGCGCGCCGAGGAGCGCACGCAGAATACCGCCCGCCTCTACGACAAGTTGGGCATGGCCGAATACCAGGCCATCGAGGTCTTCGTGAAAATGTTTTAA
- a CDS encoding UpxY family transcription antiterminator, whose amino-acid sequence MNIASTDTTNTTTVCWFVMRAYKSEGKAEEKLAGKDGLAYFIPKCYAIRVYHRVKSKRLVPAIPNLVFVHASRSQILNFKKRYNFLQFVMWKKSTGSEYIVVPDEQMDSFIKVASQYDENISYYRPSEINLQKGTRVRIHGGKFDGVKGIFMQVRGKRNRRIVIMLEGIIAVTAEVDPDLVEVIS is encoded by the coding sequence ATGAATATTGCTTCAACCGATACAACAAATACTACGACTGTATGCTGGTTCGTTATGAGGGCATACAAAAGCGAGGGGAAAGCGGAGGAGAAACTCGCCGGTAAAGATGGTTTAGCATACTTTATTCCCAAATGTTATGCGATAAGAGTTTATCACAGAGTGAAGTCTAAAAGGCTCGTCCCGGCTATCCCGAATCTTGTATTCGTTCACGCCAGTCGCTCTCAAATTCTGAATTTCAAAAAACGATATAACTTCCTGCAATTTGTGATGTGGAAAAAAAGTACGGGATCAGAATATATCGTTGTACCGGATGAGCAAATGGATAGTTTCATAAAGGTTGCCTCACAATACGATGAGAATATAAGTTACTATCGGCCAAGTGAAATAAATTTACAGAAAGGAACTCGTGTCCGCATACACGGAGGAAAATTCGATGGGGTTAAAGGTATATTCATGCAAGTACGAGGTAAAAGAAATCGCCGAATAGTCATAATGTTAGAAGGTATCATAGCCGTTACGGCAGAAGTTGATCCCGACTTGGTCGAAGTCATTTCATAA
- a CDS encoding SDR family oxidoreductase — MMRKVLVTGGAGFIGSNLCEALLERGDWVVCLDNFSTGHMENLIPLISRYPDSFRLIVGDIRNFDDCLRAVEGVDYVLHEAALGSVPRSVKDPVTTNEVNIGGFLNMIVASRDAKVKRFIFAASSSTYGDSKSLPKVEDVIGKPLSPYAITKYVDELYADVFARTYEKFEYIGLRYFNVFGRRQDPNGAYAAVIPLFVKKLLNHEAPNINGDGEYSRDFTYIDNVIQMNLLAMETTTPEAMNQIYNTACGERTTLNQLVNYLREYLGEYDPEIKKIEPTHGPNRVGDIPHSLASIDKARHLLGYAPQFSMKQGLKAACEWYRKNL; from the coding sequence ATGATGAGAAAAGTATTGGTAACGGGAGGTGCCGGATTTATCGGTAGCAACCTATGTGAAGCATTACTGGAAAGAGGTGACTGGGTAGTTTGCCTTGATAATTTTTCTACGGGACATATGGAGAACTTAATTCCACTGATCTCCCGCTATCCGGATTCGTTCCGACTGATTGTGGGTGATATCCGGAATTTCGATGACTGCCTGAGAGCTGTCGAAGGCGTAGACTACGTACTACATGAAGCAGCACTGGGTTCGGTACCACGGTCTGTCAAAGACCCCGTAACAACTAATGAGGTCAACATCGGCGGATTTCTCAACATGATCGTCGCCTCTCGTGATGCCAAAGTAAAACGGTTTATTTTCGCAGCCAGTTCATCGACCTATGGCGATTCGAAATCGTTGCCTAAGGTAGAGGATGTCATCGGAAAGCCGCTCTCCCCATATGCTATCACCAAATACGTGGACGAACTCTACGCCGATGTTTTTGCCCGCACCTACGAAAAGTTCGAATATATAGGTCTGCGCTATTTCAATGTATTTGGCCGGCGCCAAGACCCGAATGGAGCTTATGCGGCAGTCATACCTCTCTTCGTAAAAAAACTGCTGAATCACGAAGCTCCCAATATCAACGGAGACGGAGAATATAGTCGAGACTTCACTTATATCGATAATGTAATCCAGATGAATCTACTGGCTATGGAGACCACGACTCCTGAAGCAATGAACCAGATATACAACACGGCCTGCGGGGAACGCACGACGCTTAACCAGCTAGTAAATTATCTGCGTGAATACCTTGGGGAGTATGATCCCGAAATCAAAAAAATTGAACCAACCCACGGTCCAAACCGAGTAGGAGACATCCCTCATTCGCTGGCTTCGATCGACAAGGCCCGCCATCTATTGGGATATGCTCCTCAATTCTCGATGAAGCAGGGTTTGAAAGCGGCTTGTGAATGGTATAGGAAAAATCTTTAA
- a CDS encoding nucleotide sugar dehydrogenase, producing MDREIKICVIGLGYVGLPLARLFSTKYNTVGFDMSSNRVNALMSGHDTTLEVPDELLQTALANGFVCTSDIDAIRDCNFYVVAVPTPVDENNNPDLRPLYNASETIGKVISRGDIVVYESTVYPGVTENECIPVIEKVSGLKFNEDFFAGYSPERINPGDKQHTVEKIKKVTSGSTPEIGQRINEVYASVISAGTHLAPSIKVAEAAKVIENSQRDINIAFVNELSKIFTRMGIDTQAVLEAASTKWNFLPFKPGLVGGHCIGVDPYYLAQCAQRYGYNPEIILAGRRMNDGMGEYVAQQVVKLMIKKGIKVLGADILILGFTFKENCPDVRNTKVIDILRTFQEYDTNISIYDPWVDPAIAQREYGIEITNNLPDRKFDAIVLAVAHEQFKSLNIEELKKSNAVLFDVKWCIPKNTDGRL from the coding sequence ATGGATAGAGAAATTAAAATCTGCGTAATAGGCCTAGGTTATGTAGGACTTCCTCTGGCTCGACTTTTCTCGACAAAATATAATACTGTCGGATTTGACATGAGTTCAAATCGTGTAAACGCATTGATGTCTGGCCATGATACGACGCTGGAGGTACCGGACGAGTTATTACAAACAGCTCTTGCAAACGGTTTTGTTTGTACATCAGATATCGATGCAATCCGCGATTGTAATTTTTATGTAGTGGCAGTCCCGACTCCCGTCGATGAAAATAATAATCCCGATTTGCGCCCCCTGTATAATGCCAGCGAAACGATCGGCAAAGTCATTTCGAGAGGGGATATTGTAGTTTACGAATCAACTGTTTATCCGGGAGTTACAGAGAACGAATGTATTCCGGTGATCGAAAAAGTTTCCGGCTTGAAGTTCAATGAAGATTTTTTTGCCGGATACTCTCCCGAACGAATAAATCCCGGCGATAAACAGCATACGGTCGAAAAGATAAAAAAAGTGACCTCCGGATCCACGCCAGAAATTGGGCAGAGGATCAACGAAGTATATGCATCGGTTATTTCGGCTGGGACTCACCTTGCTCCCTCAATCAAAGTTGCGGAAGCAGCCAAAGTGATCGAAAACTCTCAGCGGGATATCAATATAGCTTTTGTAAACGAACTTTCGAAGATTTTTACCCGTATGGGTATCGATACGCAAGCGGTATTGGAGGCAGCTTCCACCAAATGGAATTTCCTACCGTTTAAACCCGGCTTGGTAGGTGGTCACTGCATAGGCGTCGATCCTTACTATTTAGCGCAATGCGCCCAGCGTTACGGCTACAATCCTGAAATTATTCTGGCAGGTCGTCGAATGAATGATGGCATGGGTGAATATGTGGCCCAACAGGTAGTGAAACTTATGATCAAGAAAGGAATCAAGGTACTCGGAGCTGATATTTTAATTTTGGGTTTTACATTCAAAGAAAACTGCCCCGATGTTCGTAACACAAAGGTGATCGACATCTTGCGTACGTTTCAAGAGTATGATACGAACATTTCCATTTATGATCCTTGGGTCGATCCTGCTATCGCACAACGGGAATACGGTATCGAAATCACAAATAATTTACCTGATCGGAAATTCGATGCTATTGTTCTTGCCGTGGCTCATGAACAATTCAAAAGTCTGAATATCGAAGAGTTGAAAAAATCGAATGCCGTCCTCTTTGATGTGAAATGGTGTATTCCGAAAAATACCGATGGACGATTATAA
- a CDS encoding lipopolysaccharide biosynthesis protein produces MTDSSRTSKSIRNSKVALIYTFFNSILSFFSRKIFLDHLGTEILGLNTTAVNILQFLNLAELGIGTAVTFTIYKPLFEKDYESVNEIVSVQGWLYRRIAWWMIGGALVAMCLFPFIFNKMELPLWYAYASFGVLLVSSLLGYFVNYKQIILSADQCEYAITYSYKGTLIVKTFCQMAAVYYFPNGYLWWLILEFVFAFVASWRLNQTIRKRAPFLHSSVSLGRKIKGKYPDIIIKIKQLFFHKISGFILTEVTPLIIYGYANLSLVALYGNYLVIISGVKLAVSSVFDSIGASVGNLVAEGDSPKIMTVFNELFSSRFLFITTACFCLYILTPEFVTLWIGPQYVLSNSTLLLMILTLYIRCRKTTVDVYLNAYGLFNDIWAPITEACLNIGLSILFGYFWGLNGILAGVLASLFIVHSCWKPYFLFSKGLHVPIITYIQIYARHILAAAIATGLTLWIFSFIHFPRNGHFSGFLLRAAITSSIYFLLLSIGLFCFTVGMRDFVARIRRIIS; encoded by the coding sequence TTGACGGATTCTTCTCGGACATCGAAGAGTATTCGGAACAGTAAAGTAGCTCTGATATATACGTTTTTCAACAGTATATTGAGCTTCTTCTCCCGGAAGATTTTTTTGGATCATCTGGGTACCGAAATTCTCGGACTCAATACCACAGCGGTCAACATTCTCCAGTTTCTCAACTTAGCCGAATTGGGAATTGGAACGGCAGTTACATTTACGATTTATAAGCCTCTTTTTGAGAAAGACTATGAATCAGTAAACGAAATAGTCTCTGTCCAAGGATGGCTCTATCGTCGGATTGCATGGTGGATGATTGGAGGGGCTCTCGTGGCAATGTGCCTTTTTCCATTCATCTTCAACAAAATGGAACTTCCGTTATGGTATGCCTATGCATCTTTCGGCGTACTGCTCGTTAGTTCCTTACTGGGATATTTTGTCAACTATAAACAAATCATACTGTCCGCAGACCAATGCGAGTATGCGATCACGTACAGCTACAAGGGCACACTGATCGTCAAAACGTTCTGCCAAATGGCTGCCGTCTATTATTTTCCAAACGGTTATCTATGGTGGCTTATTCTTGAATTTGTATTTGCTTTCGTCGCCTCTTGGCGGCTCAACCAAACCATCCGCAAACGAGCTCCCTTTTTGCATTCCAGCGTGTCGCTCGGACGCAAAATAAAGGGGAAATATCCGGATATCATCATAAAGATCAAACAACTATTTTTTCATAAAATCTCCGGATTCATTCTCACCGAAGTCACTCCATTGATTATTTACGGATATGCCAATTTGTCATTGGTAGCACTTTACGGAAACTATCTGGTTATTATCTCCGGAGTTAAATTAGCCGTTAGTTCTGTATTCGACAGTATCGGAGCCAGTGTAGGAAATTTAGTTGCCGAAGGGGATTCTCCCAAAATCATGACTGTATTTAACGAATTATTCAGTTCTCGATTTTTATTTATCACTACAGCCTGTTTTTGCCTTTATATACTCACTCCTGAGTTCGTAACGTTATGGATCGGGCCACAATACGTCCTTTCCAACTCTACCCTGCTGCTTATGATCCTCACACTCTATATCCGATGTCGGAAAACAACCGTCGACGTGTATCTGAATGCATATGGTTTATTCAATGATATTTGGGCACCGATAACAGAAGCCTGTCTGAATATCGGCTTATCAATATTATTCGGTTATTTCTGGGGATTAAACGGTATTTTAGCCGGAGTATTAGCGAGTCTGTTCATCGTACATTCGTGTTGGAAACCTTATTTCCTTTTCTCCAAAGGGTTGCACGTGCCTATAATAACCTATATACAAATCTATGCAAGACATATTTTAGCCGCAGCAATCGCTACGGGTCTGACTCTATGGATTTTCAGTTTTATCCATTTCCCGAGGAACGGACATTTTTCAGGATTTCTGCTGCGTGCTGCAATTACCTCCTCGATATATTTTTTGCTTCTATCGATAGGACTTTTTTGTTTCACCGTTGGTATGCGAGATTTTGTTGCCAGAATTCGAAGAATAATAAGTTGA
- a CDS encoding glycosyltransferase family 4 protein, whose product MKGLHKKIIIISTEFPPGPGGIGSHAYSLTEALSNKGWEMDVFTCGDYSSKQTIVDFDRKQSFKIHRFRRKGWLTYFYRLYDVAHYIRKQRGGEIVIVSGKFSLWIGLWLRLRFFYRDLHILGILHGSEVNLPGLLGKKFTHLSMMACNQLVAVSHYTASIIPAWIRKSKNISIIPNGIDCQRMDRKLTESVPLNLQGSPILLTVGGVTPRKGQHRVIRALPEIIRSYPQACYHIVGLPIYQKQFEELAIQCGVQEHIVFHGVCPTWEKLTEYYKAADLFMLLSENQKNGDVEGFGIVALEAGFFSLPVIGAKGCGIDDAIDDGRSGILVNGDNATEICNAMTKILADKSSFKQRSKVWAEQHDWNIVIEDFIRILPPTKA is encoded by the coding sequence ATGAAAGGGCTGCACAAAAAAATAATTATAATTTCTACCGAATTTCCTCCGGGTCCCGGAGGAATCGGCTCCCATGCCTATTCTCTAACCGAAGCCTTATCTAATAAGGGGTGGGAAATGGACGTTTTTACTTGTGGAGATTATTCTTCGAAGCAAACGATCGTCGATTTCGACAGAAAACAATCTTTCAAAATCCACCGTTTCCGGAGAAAAGGGTGGCTTACCTACTTTTATAGGCTATATGATGTCGCACACTATATCCGTAAGCAAAGGGGGGGGGAAATTGTTATCGTATCAGGAAAATTCTCTCTTTGGATCGGGTTATGGCTCAGACTTCGTTTTTTCTACAGAGACCTGCATATTCTCGGTATCTTACACGGTTCCGAAGTGAACTTACCCGGTCTTTTGGGAAAGAAATTCACCCATCTTTCCATGATGGCCTGCAACCAATTAGTCGCAGTATCTCATTATACGGCATCGATTATTCCCGCATGGATACGGAAAAGTAAAAATATAAGCATAATTCCGAATGGAATCGACTGTCAACGAATGGATCGGAAATTAACCGAGTCTGTCCCTTTAAATTTACAAGGAAGCCCTATTTTGTTAACTGTCGGAGGAGTAACCCCTCGAAAAGGACAACATAGAGTAATACGTGCACTTCCCGAGATTATCCGGTCTTATCCCCAAGCTTGTTACCATATCGTTGGATTACCGATTTACCAAAAACAATTCGAGGAGTTAGCCATTCAGTGTGGAGTGCAAGAGCATATAGTGTTCCATGGAGTATGTCCGACTTGGGAGAAACTGACGGAATATTACAAAGCCGCGGATTTATTCATGCTTTTGAGTGAAAATCAAAAAAACGGAGATGTGGAAGGATTCGGTATCGTCGCATTGGAAGCTGGATTCTTCTCTTTACCGGTAATCGGAGCAAAAGGTTGCGGAATTGATGATGCCATCGATGACGGAAGAAGCGGCATTTTGGTAAATGGAGACAATGCAACGGAAATCTGCAATGCAATGACAAAGATTCTTGCAGACAAAAGCAGCTTCAAACAGAGATCGAAAGTCTGGGCCGAACAGCATGATTGGAATATAGTCATAGAAGATTTTATCCGCATACTGCCACCTACAAAAGCATAG
- a CDS encoding O-antigen ligase family protein, whose product MNYLDSRNYSIPFKWLVLHILLGITVVYSHTVAQLWGIVALVVGIGLILKNRNRNEEVARVIAYLASQEVLLKVCDAQIGSEFIKYIVVLFCVIGILISDVPYPKNRLWILFLILLIPSTILSINSIKWFENIRYSLSGIVVLAISAYYFTGRCVEWNNYKKILGAIILPLISLSIVVTLETPDFSAVEFTATSMFETTGGFGPVHLSVVLGVGILILITLSLIKQSLVINLLGNYIAICFLAFRLLLSFSRTGVVALVVSLGAILFCLIMNNSIKLKKILIYLSIIVMAGIVVWNKVDDVTHGVASFRFSGRNSVGDKLDDVTSGRIDLFTEELSMFAENPILGIGAGNTSSERQHRFGQIHSSHTEYSRLLCEHGILGIVMNLILLGVPLSFLKKTRGVTRLFFVAFIVYSLLSMVSAATRTTLPLLIYGLAFLRIKEDYIKK is encoded by the coding sequence ATGAATTATTTAGATAGTCGGAACTATTCGATTCCATTTAAATGGTTAGTATTACATATCCTGCTGGGGATTACTGTCGTATACAGTCATACGGTGGCACAATTATGGGGTATCGTAGCATTAGTCGTCGGAATCGGGCTCATTTTGAAAAATCGGAATCGAAATGAAGAAGTTGCGAGAGTTATCGCCTACCTGGCTTCGCAAGAGGTACTTCTAAAAGTATGTGATGCGCAGATAGGTAGCGAATTCATAAAATATATTGTTGTTTTATTCTGCGTGATCGGTATACTGATATCAGACGTACCATACCCTAAAAATCGTCTTTGGATACTATTCCTAATTTTGTTGATTCCATCTACAATTCTTAGTATCAATTCGATAAAGTGGTTTGAAAATATCCGATATTCACTTTCAGGAATTGTTGTATTAGCCATATCCGCATACTATTTTACGGGAAGATGTGTAGAATGGAATAATTACAAAAAGATTTTAGGCGCTATTATACTCCCGTTGATTTCCCTATCTATAGTGGTAACGCTTGAAACTCCCGACTTCTCTGCAGTGGAGTTTACAGCCACTTCCATGTTTGAAACAACCGGAGGGTTTGGTCCTGTCCATTTATCCGTGGTTTTAGGTGTAGGAATTCTAATTCTCATCACTCTTTCTTTGATTAAACAATCGTTAGTTATAAACCTACTCGGAAATTACATTGCAATATGCTTTCTGGCCTTCAGATTGTTACTCTCTTTTTCCCGAACTGGAGTCGTTGCTTTGGTTGTCTCCTTGGGAGCAATTCTGTTTTGCTTGATCATGAATAACTCGATCAAGCTGAAAAAGATATTGATTTACCTAAGTATTATCGTTATGGCTGGTATCGTCGTTTGGAACAAGGTTGACGATGTCACGCATGGAGTAGCTTCGTTTCGTTTTTCAGGTAGAAACAGCGTCGGAGATAAACTTGACGATGTAACATCTGGACGTATTGATCTTTTTACAGAAGAACTATCTATGTTTGCAGAAAATCCTATTCTCGGTATTGGAGCTGGTAATACATCTTCCGAACGACAACATCGTTTCGGTCAGATACACTCCTCTCATACAGAATATTCGCGCCTGCTTTGTGAACATGGAATATTAGGTATTGTAATGAATTTGATCTTATTGGGAGTCCCTTTATCGTTTTTAAAAAAAACACGGGGAGTGACCCGGCTTTTTTTCGTGGCATTTATCGTCTATTCTCTGCTAAGCATGGTTTCAGCCGCGACCCGGACAACTTTACCTTTGCTGATATACGGACTGGCTTTTTTACGGATAAAAGAGGATTATATCAAGAAATAA
- a CDS encoding acyltransferase family protein has translation MKHLNSIDIVRSLSMLYILIFHCGNYTEEINFQPWGDFFKNGALGTFMFISGYLLGRKYTIFHGIDAVKSFFINRAIRILPLFFLSLLIYLFMGYLSVKTVLLSMTGFSVIIPPQPPTLWFVSMIILFYYLFPIMSGQRISSVFMIAGCIILVVMAAQGGGLDVDRRFYYYFPCFIVGIIAARYLPNQFSNYKFGILGAIAFSLISTGYLWLDLFGNEPANSVFRMLIALSGTMSFISLSYYLTNSSHISFWASRIAYSSMAAYLFHRQIFSVIRQYVYWPEDGTGRVLFLLFVCIPIILLIGYIIQTVYDYFLKKLVVRE, from the coding sequence ATGAAACATCTCAACTCCATAGACATTGTCCGGTCACTCAGTATGCTTTATATCTTGATATTCCACTGCGGAAATTATACCGAAGAGATCAATTTCCAGCCTTGGGGTGACTTTTTTAAAAATGGGGCGTTGGGAACATTTATGTTTATCTCAGGTTATTTGCTGGGACGAAAATACACTATTTTTCATGGGATAGATGCAGTTAAATCTTTTTTTATCAATCGAGCCATTCGTATTCTGCCATTATTTTTCCTGTCGCTACTAATATATTTGTTCATGGGATATCTTTCGGTCAAAACCGTATTATTATCTATGACAGGATTTTCCGTAATTATTCCGCCTCAGCCTCCTACGCTTTGGTTTGTTTCCATGATCATATTATTCTACTATCTTTTCCCCATCATGTCAGGACAACGAATATCCTCTGTGTTTATGATCGCAGGCTGTATTATACTCGTGGTTATGGCCGCTCAGGGGGGGGGTCTGGATGTTGATCGACGTTTTTATTATTATTTTCCATGCTTCATTGTCGGAATTATAGCCGCAAGATATTTACCAAACCAATTCTCAAATTATAAATTTGGTATATTAGGGGCTATCGCATTCTCTTTGATTAGTACCGGATACTTGTGGTTAGATTTGTTTGGCAATGAACCTGCAAACTCTGTTTTTCGGATGCTAATAGCACTGTCAGGTACGATGTCATTCATATCGTTGTCTTACTATCTAACAAACTCTTCCCATATCTCTTTCTGGGCTTCTCGTATCGCCTATTCCAGTATGGCTGCATATCTATTCCATCGGCAAATATTTAGCGTTATCAGACAATATGTTTATTGGCCGGAAGATGGAACCGGAAGAGTCTTGTTTTTACTGTTTGTATGTATTCCAATCATTTTGTTAATTGGGTACATTATCCAAACCGTTTATGACTATTTCCTAAAAAAATTAGTAGTTCGGGAATAG